Proteins found in one Salvelinus sp. IW2-2015 unplaced genomic scaffold, ASM291031v2 Un_scaffold3008, whole genome shotgun sequence genomic segment:
- the LOC112075159 gene encoding protein mono-ADP-ribosyltransferase PARP12, whose amino-acid sequence MAQQLLLKVICNHQGTLDYADLADIGCGADMFCALDKLVENDLCSIAVSKGNERIIAKTKVRRCKAQQCDGCNDLHLCKLYLFGDCTNSRGRRTCRFGHDLHSEHNSRVLREYKLETLSRQELRQLLLQNDNSLLPPVCNSYNKGTGPYGNCPDQEGCRRLHVCDRYIRGTCSSGADCNRCHDFFEPHPQRTLQQRGVPNDLMASMLSTYRNIQAMKSEGASGAASINRPQSCPQRNIVRNEICLFFVKGDCKQGEKCSRVHFKMPXKWXVNDGQTWSALPENEALERDFCDPSKXHSEGAERVRFDSMSRGLWDVRRLSTVSSVTNPTYVLTTEWVWXWEDEYGKWVQYASIKEMHRLSSITSEDLEKRFQEDQSAVVKFTAGQQSYELSFRDMTQYNERFGTIRMVRRRPVFVSTVDAQAARSRRNGPRNPSQNFRAVPGSWDKSAIPDIGYKTVTLLSSDRDYQKVQRLFNNTMRGFQITSIERVQNRDLWEVFQWYVYINSHTQS is encoded by the exons ATGGCTCAGCAATTGTTATTAAAAGTAATTTGCAATCATCAGGGAACATTGGACTATGCAGATCTGGCAGATATTGGGTGTGGGGCAGATATGTTCTGCGCTCTTGATAAACTTGTTGAAAACGATTTATGTTCTATAGCAGTGTCCAAAGGAAATGAACGCATTATTGCAAAAACGAAAGTTAGACGCTGCAAGGCTCAGCAATGTGATGGCTGCAATGATTTACACCTATGTAAATTGTATCTATTTGGGGACTGCACGAATAGTAGGGGAAG ACGGACATGCCGCTTTGGCCATGACCTGCACTCTGAACACAACTCCAGAGTTTTAAGAGAGTATAAACTTGAGACGCTGAGTAGACAGGAACTCCGGCAGCTATTATTACAGAATGACAATTCCCTCCTTCCACCG GTGTGCAACTCTTATAACAAAGGCACCGGGCCATATGGCAACTGCCCTGATCAGGAGGGGTGCAGGAGACTTCACGTGTGTGACAGGTACATCAGAGGAACCTGTTCCTCGGGAGCCGACTGCAACAGGTGTCATGACTTCTTCGAACCCCACCCACAAAGGACTCTGCAGCAGAGGGGAGTGCCAAACGATCTAATGGCGTCCATGTTGTCCACCTACCGGAACATCCAGGCCATGAAAAGTGAAGGTGCCAGCGGTGCTGCTTCTATCAACAGGCCCCAGAGCTGTCCTCAGAGAAATATAG TGAGGAATGAGATCTGCCTGTTCTTTGTCAAGGGGGACTGCAAACAAGGAG AGAAATGCTCGAGAGTCCACTTCAAAATGCCCTASAAGTGGYAAGTGAACGATGGACAGACTTGGTCAGCTCTGCCAGAAAACGAAGCACTCGAGAGAGACTTCTGTGACCCTTCTAAGATKCACAG TGAGGGAGCTGAGCGTGTGCGTTTCGACTCCATGAGCCGCGGATTATGGGATGTTCGCCGTCTCTCCACAGTTTCCTCTGTGACCAAYCCCACATACGTACTCACCACAGAGTGGGTGTGGTRCTGGGAGGACGAGTACGGCAAATGGGTCCAGTACGCATCCATC AAAGAGATGCACAGATTGTCATCCATCACCAGTGAAGACCTTGAGAAAAGGTTCCAGGAGGATCAAAGTGCTGTGGTGAAGTTCACTGCAGGCCAGCAGTCTTATGAGCTGAGTTTCAGAG ACATGACGCAATATAACGAAAGATTTGGTACTATAAGGATGGTCAGACGACGTCCTGTCTTTGTTTCAACTGTGGACGCACAAGCTGCAAGAAGCAG GAGAAATGGACCACGCAACCCCTCTCAGAATTTCAGAGCTGTTCCTGGATCTTGGGACAAGTCTGCGATACCTGACATTGGATACAAG ACAGTCACTCTTCTGAGTTCTGACAGGGACTATCAGAAGGTCCAGAGACTTTTCAACAACACCATGAGGGGCTTCCAAATCACCAGCATCGAGAGGGTCCAAAACAGGGACCTCTGGGAAGTCTTCCAGTGGTATGTTTACATCAACTCTCACACACAATCCTAG